Within the Erigeron canadensis isolate Cc75 chromosome 6, C_canadensis_v1, whole genome shotgun sequence genome, the region TTGATAAAATAATCGAATGTTTGGTCTTTCGCATTTTAATATTAAAGAAGTATGTGTTAAAATTTGAATATCGGGGTAATCTTAGATATTATATGATTCCAAACAGTATCATTGTCATGTTAAATAATTTTTCCATtgaaatatattcattatatcgATTTAATGTCTTTTGTTTATCATAATGTGTTCTACATGTTTTACTGCATGATATGAAAGTGGGTGAAACACAACACCACAATCACAATATCATGTTTATGTACGGAGTATTTCTTAAATTAATTTGATGAGTTGTAGCGAAGTTGAATTGTCAAATTTGTGACACACCCAACACTATTTCATAAGGCGAACGTGACACATTTTCAGTAGcctccaccgccaccaccaccgccggaATTACACATTCAATTTTCGTACTATACTCACTGTCCCGTCGGCGAGTCTCGGATTCACTAAGAAGCATGTTCTACATACCCACAGCATTAGCTCTCACTACTTCActctttattttgttttatatttcctcAACTTCTAATCTTCTCAATACctatcatcatcattttgttCAAGACCCTAATGGGATTCTGAAAAAGATTCAAAATTTAAGTAGCCCAATTGGAAGTCAAAGTCTAAGTCAACCTGGTCTTGAATTTGACTCTACGGTGTCAAATTTAGGGGCTCTGGATGATCATAGTGGAGAAGTTAAACCATTACGAAGATCAATAGGTAcagttttttatatgtatatattttatgtttttataatgtTTAAGGATTATAAAATATTGAGCTTTTTCGAGGACTTTTGAAAagcaaaaagtatatatatatatatattttatttgatttaaaagtttTGCTACTATTTGAAACATAGAGAAATATATGCATATGATCTTGTAGCATAGACTCTGTAGTTGAATAAATAATAGACTGTTTTGTCttttacattttcatattaaagaAGTATGTGTTACAATTTGAATATCGGAAGTTGGGTATTTAAACTtgatcttcttttttttatcaaagaGCATTCTGCTTTTCTGATCTTAGAATCGCGGCTTCATTAGTTGTTGGGAGATGATCttgaaagatatataatatgtgGTTAATATGCAGGGAGAAGTACTGAAAATGAGAGTGTATTTCATGATCAGCTCATCTTCATGGAAAACTATATCAAAATGAACAAAAGTTTCAAGATTTTCATGTACCCGCACGACAAAAATGACCCTTTTGCGAATATTGTACTGCCAGTGGAATTTGAACCCGAGGGAAACTATGCTAGTGAAAGCTTTTTCAAGAAATCGCTCAACAATAGTCATTTTTTAACTGATGATCCCTCAAAAGCAGATCTTTTCTATCTACCCTTTTCGATTGCAAGATTGAGACATGATCCAAGGGTGGGAATTGAGGGTATGCAAGATTTTATCAAAGATTACATTTTTAATGTTAGTCATGATTATCCATACTGGAATCGCACTGGTGGCGCCGACCATTTCTATGTTGCTTGTCATTCAATCGGACGGGTCGCCATTAATAAAGCAGAGGAGATCAAACTTAATGCCATTCAAGTTGTGTGCTCTTCAAGCTATTTTGCGTCTGCTTATGTTCCTCATAAAGATGTATCCTTACCTCAAATTTGGCCTCGAGCACCAGAAGCTTTCCCAAATGTTACATCATCCAAAAGGTAACTGCTATATTATCTGTATGCTCTTCAAAAAAAGATCTAGAGGTTTACTTATGAGGTAGATTAGTTTGGTTTTCAActctaaaaattttcatttaatggATCCGGAGCCGGCTTTGGAGTAAGACCATATGGTGAACGTCTTGGTAGAAACGGTTGTGACAATTATGATGATAGTCTTAACTTTTATCCAGAGACAgcaatttcaaaccattcatcTAGAAACATATCAATTCCGGTTATATTGTATTGATAATTCAAACATCAGAATATTAGCTTAAAGTTAACCTCTAATCTTTTCAACTCTAATTATCTAATTTCTTATAATATCTTTTAGAACATAGGACAAATATTCTTAAGAAATAACCTAAGTTCTGGATCTTTTCAGGAACAAGCTAGCTTTTTTTGCCGGCGCTATTAACTCCCCTGTTCGCCAAAAGCTTGTTGATACGTGGCATAATGACGCTAACATTTCTGTGCACTCAGGTCGCCTACACACGCCCTATGAAAAAGCACTTCAAGACAGCAAATATTGTCTTCATGTCAAAGGTTTTGAGGTAAACACAGCTCGTATTGGTGATGCATTGTATCATGGTTGTGTCCTTGTGATCATTGCAAACCATTATGATCTTCCGTTTGCAGACATTCTAAACTGGAAAAGCTTTTCAATCGTTGCCACATTAGACATCCCACTTTTACAAAGGATCCTTGCAGATATAAGCTCTGATGAGTATGCTAAATTGCAGCACAATGTGCTTGAGGTTAGAAAACATTTCCGTTGGTATGTTAATCCTGTTGATTATGATGCTTTTTACATGGTTATGTATGAATTATGGCTTCGTAGAAGTTCCATTAGGGTTCCATTGAGTTAGAAGTAGAGAGATGATTCTTGtatttcttgattcattgtgaATATTAGTTAAAACGCGACATTTTTAGGTTATGTAGCACTTTTATATGACTGACAAAACTAGTCTTTCATACTATTTAATCCATTATAAAATGTCCATGATTTGTTTGTTTTGCTCATCATTTttgcttctttcttttgttGGTCTGTTTTAATCAAAGAAACGTAAAGGCTAACTATAGTTAAGGCAAATAGGTATCAAAATGATACTGATACTGTAAGTTTGTAGAAGAATAAGGTAATATGATGTTCAATATATCTAGATACAACGACCCTATTGGATTTGTAACACCTTTGTTATTTTGTCACGGCTTGAGAACAGCAACAAGAACAACGGTGACTATAAAGAGCAAAATTGCAATACCTATGCATGTCCATTTCCTCGTGTTCTTCTGTAACTTGTTTGTTTATGAAGGGCTTTGTTCCCGTTTTGCACATGATCTACTGCAGTCGAGACCTATATAACACATCacaaatcattaaaaatatcaaCAGAACCAAACCATCTAAAGTCTTGACATATATGAGAATTATTATGTTCattttgaacaaaatatatCACTTTAATGTTTTAGGTTAGTTTGATTCTTTTGCTTTCATGGTTCTTTGGTCTAGACTTACATGTGTCTCTATGTTGTCTAGCATTTCCCCTTGAGCATCTACTAAGATAGCCAGATCTTGAAATATCTGCGAgaaccagaaaaaaaaaaaattaaattccgAAAGTAATATCTTGATGATAACATGTGGAAGAATCAaagttttagatttatttttaggTATGAGTTAAATTGAATCATTTTCTTTATCCAACACAAATCTAAGCCAAAAACAAATTACCCTGGCCTCCTTAGAAGTTAGAACCAGGCAATGCTTACTAAATGTTAGCCCATTGGGTTAAATTTGACGGTTAAACACTTTGGCCCACCACAATATAACCATCAACCAATCTCAAAAAGGGATAAAATCTAAAGTTCCAATTGGCCTTTATCCACCTTATTTATACAACTTCGGTAGGGGTCTAggtttttttataactttttgcattaaacatttaataaatgaaaaggaCACCTCAACATCCAAAACTTAAACATAGGTATTAAAAACTCTAGCAAAATCCAGTTGTTGACTTACATTAAATTACAAACACGCGACATTGGAACCAAAGGCCAAACGCAGGGGGCGGGGAGCATCTATTCCGGCATGCAAGTTATGGTACACTAATGGTAAGAAAAGTGATAAATATAGTACAATCTTTTAATCATtcataataaatatacattaaaattttaatgGACATTCTACGAcagttttttaattattcataacaaatttacatattttaataattattcataacaaatatacatattttaatgCACATTATAAACATTATACAGCTGTATAAAATATGTATtgttataagtatataacaaaaattattatcaaTTTTTCGCTACTCAATTTCAAAGTCTAAGTGCTAAAGATACACAGTCACCACTATCAAATTATTACACAACATAATATTTGAACAAACTCAGACACTTTCATAGTGTCCGGAATAAGACTCAAACCCATAATCTTTAATTTGACACGATACCATATCTGTTTCATTCTGAACGGATACAGCAAACTCCGGCTTCATAAAATCTCGAGCCGGAGATCCTGCAGGTGTAAAAAACATAGGCGAATCACATGGAGTCGAAAAGACTGTCTTCACAACTCCATCACTCTCATCAACCGCGATCACAACCACCTCTTCTTGGTCCACCACCACTTTTTCGGGTTTCATTTCGTTCAAAAAGTCAACCTCATGCGTTGACTCAACTTTttctttatcttcttcttttattGTACAAAGAAACCTCGATGGTCCTTTAGCTTCTAACATCTTGAAAACATCAACAAACTCATCATCCAAGGATGTCTTGTTTGTGTTCTTTTCGGGTTTTTCGACGGGTGGTTTCAAGCAGAAAAAGTATAGAAGCTCCTTGGTTGGAATATCAATTACGGTTGGATCAGGAAGTGGTGGGGAGGAGTGACGGCAGAAGGTACGGCGGCGATGAATGACGTACAAGAGTTCACAAGCAAGTGCTATTATGGATACAATGAAGATTACTACGAGTACAATGGCGAGATTACTTACACTGCTCATTTtgaatatatgtttgtgtgaaagtgtgtgtgtttgttttggATTAGATAAAATGATGATGAATAGATTAAGAAGAGGGTGGGTGAAAGGTGGTTAGAATAATGGGGATTAAATGTTTATCGAGAAAGTTGACGTGGAGGTCGATTTGTAAAATTTGACGGTGACATGCCACCTACTTGTTTCATttaactatatttatattatgtataaGTAAATTGTTAATAGTAGTTTACACAAGAGTTTAATAATGTAGTGAATATATAGTAACTAATGGTTATATTTGTGCGATCTACAGATCAAAAGATTACATGATGTACACATCTAGTTAACTTAAATATACTAAACAATGAAAATTGGTTTCTGAATTGTTGATTTATTAATGGGTCAGcacatattaaacatatatagccGAGAGTTTTCCTAAAGACAAAGTTACAACCAATAATATAGGATATAAACTAGGAAACACAATAATAGATAATTAAGAAACACAATAAAGTCCTTTACTCCCCCTCAAGCTGGAGTGTGTAGATTCCGAACACCCAGCTTGTCAAGTAAATCACGCAAAGCTTGTCCTCCTAAAGGCTTGGTAAGTAAATCTGCAATTTGTTGTTTGCTGGAGACATGTATAGGTAGAATTTCTTGTGATTCAACCCTTTCACGAACAAAATAACAATCCATTTCAACATGTTTGGTACGTTCGTGAAAAACCGGGTTATTAGCAATGTGTCGAGTAGCTTCatgtgaaaacgtgtttcagcacgttcccggatcaattaacacgagatctaacaatcatagatgtgcggaatccgtctatgatcgtttttagggttaattaatgattatcatgataaacacacacgaaaataataagaacaggagataaacacgaaaatactatcattaatcatatgattacaagatgaatccgtatgaacaacatctacaatgattacggattacaatcattgagacgaatcgtgatagtttgggcggtatctcgaggtatagatctctacctcgagaacctagtgaatgactctttgttgcaactaaatcatcatcctaaattcgtgacctaagacttatatttataggctgaacaaacagactgggctgtcaaattcgtacaaacgggctgggccttactaacataatagttcttacgaacttaatcttcgtaaggcatatatgtacgaagttaatagttcttacgaacttaaacttcttAAGCATAGttgtacgaatttctcagccttttagaattattgcatcggacaacaaattgtgcactttatgtgctctaacactTCACTGTCACAATAAAGAGAAGTAGTTGCATCCAAGTTAACCATAAAATCTTTGAGTAACCACGGCACCCAAAGAACCTCACTAACCGTAGTGGCCATGGCTCGAAATTCAGCTACTGCCGACGAACGTTAGACCACCGACTGTTTCTTCGTCTTCCATGATATTGGAGCCCCGCCTAACAGCAACAAATAACCTGTCCTAGATCGCCGAGTATAAGGACATCCCAACCAATCATCGTCACAGAAGTCAACAAGATCAAAACCCCCGTTCTTGGGTATAAAAATGCCTTGACCAATAGTGGACTTTATGTATCGAAGCACACGAATGGCGGCATTCATATGATCAACTCTAGGATCAGAAACAAATTGACTGAGGATTTTTACTCCATAAGCAATGTCCAGCCTTGTAACTTAGAGATAAAGTAATCTCCCAATAAGGCGACAATAGAGGGAGGCGTCAACTTTGTGACTCTCGTCACAGTGATCTAGCTTCAAGTTTTGCTCCATGGGAAAAGCACTAGGGCGACATCCAAGCTGTCCACAATCTGATAGAATATCCATAGAATATTTGTGTTGACTAAGGACAATTCCATCTTCTGTATGTGCAACTTCTAAGCCCAAAAAACACTTCAAAGATCCAAGATCTTTTATGCTGAACTCAACATGTAGATATGTCTTTGTTCTTTCAATCATTTCGACATTGTCCCCGGAAATTATTACGTCATCGACGTAtattaaaacaacaacaaacttaTCTTTCTCTCGATGAGTGAACAAGGAATGATCCGCATTTGATTGTGTAAAACCAATATTTAATAAAGACACCATGACCTTTTGATACCAAGTGCGAGACGCTTGTTTCAAACCATATAACGATTTTCTGAGTCGGCAAACTCGAGATTCTTCCTTGTTGGAAAAACCTTGCAGGATCTtcatatatatttcttcttgCAAGTCTCCATGAAGGAACGCATTGTTTACGTCCAATTGATGCAAAAGCCAATTTCTTTTTACTGCAATAGTGATAAGTATTCGAACGGTTACCAATTTTGCGATAGGAGCAAAAGTATCATGATAATCAACGCCTTCAACTTGTGTAAAACCTCTTGCAACAAGACGCGCCTTGTATCTTTCGATTTCTCCGTTaggtttatatttaattttgtaaacCCATTTTGAATCGATGGCATGTTTTCCTTCCGGTAAAGCTTCCAAAGTCCATGTCTCATTTTGTTCAAGAGCCTTAATCTCTCACTGCATAGCATTGCACCAATTTTTATCCTGCATAGCCTCCTTGAAAGAACTAGGCTCATTATTCGATGTAATGGCTGCCAAAAATCTTTTGTGAGAATCCGAAAAATTGTTATAAGAAACATAATTTGCAAGAGGATGTACCATAGAAGAAGTTCGATCGTGCACGGGCTTTGCATGGTCGATGCATGGAGGTAGCGTAACTTCAAAATTTTGCAATCTAGTAGAAGGATACCTGGTCCTTGTGCTTTTCGTTGCTGGAGGTTCATGACTCACTTCCTGGATCTCTTCAGTATTTAATGGTTGTACATTATCTAGACTAATTGATTCTATTGGTTCATTTACAACATCTTCGGCTTCTTTATTCTCAATGTAAACGTCTTCACAATAACTTGGCACATCAAACACCTCTTCCAAAACACTTTCAGACTTAAGATGCACAAATGGAAAATTAGTTTCTACAAACTTGACATCATGAGAAATCGCCATCTTTCCATGTTCaatatcaaaaattttatatCCTTTAGTCCCTGGTGGGTAACCCATAAAAATCCCTGGTCTCCCCCTGAATTCGAACTTATCGCCTCCCATTTCTATGCTACTATAATAGGCTAAGCATcccaaagttctcatttgttcaTAATTTGGTTTTTCTCCAAAAATAATTTCATAAGGAGTTCGATTTTGAATAACTTTGTATGGGAGACGATTAATTATATAAGTGGCGGTTTCTATACACTTTCCCCAAAATCATTTAGGAATATTTGCTTGGAACATTAGAGCCCGAGCAGTTTCAAGAAGATGTCGGTGTTTCCTTTCTACTACTCCGTTTTGTTGGGGTGTGTGAGGACAACTAGTTTCAAGTAAAATACCCTCACGAGCATCAAATTCTTTCATTTTGTTCGAAGTAAACTCACCTCCATTGTCACTCCTAATTCGGTtaatggtttttgaaaactgGGTCTTGACCAtattacaaaaatttattaaacaatCACTTGCATCACTCTTATATTGAATAAGAAAGACCCAAAGAGCCCTACTAATATCATCAACAATAGTCAAGAAATAATTAGCATGCGTTGTCGACGACTTACGGTATTTACCCCAAATATCACAGTGTATCAAATCAAAACAATCATTAGTCTTAATAGAACTCTTAGGAAAAGGAATGCGCGTATGTTTCGCCATAAGACATGAATCACAAACATAGTcctcaaaattaaaagaaacacCTTTTAGAAAATCTATATGTGACAACTTAGAATGAGAAGCATGACCTAGTCTTAAGTGCCAAACTTTAGCATCAATCTTGATTGCCATAGCCTTCCTCTTCTGAGCTACCATCCCCATCCGATAAAGACCTTTATGCATTCACCCGTGCCTATGAACTTCTTCGAGTGTAAGTCCTGCATTACAAAAAAATCCGAAAAGAAGCTTACTACACATTGTAATTCCTTCGATAGTTTACTAACTGAAAGTAAATTGCAATTAAAATCAGGAATATAAAGGACTTCATTAGTTTTGCTTCCATCATTTAAAATGCAGCTCCCTTTACCCTTTACAGGTACATTAAACCCATTAGGAATCATAATGGGTGTTTCTTGTGTAGTACCACCACCACTTTCAAGGAATTCTAATTTATGAACTACATAATCAGTGGAACCTGAATCCATGATCCAATCATCAATTTTATCAAGCTTACCAGCCATGTTTGCTTTTCGAAGAATGTCACCTTCTTTCTTCTGTTCGTTGTCAGTAAAGTGCTTCATGAGCATTTGGTACTGTGCATCCGAAAGCCAGGCCAAAACAGATTCAGTCTCCACATGTGCAACCTTTGCTTTAAATTTCTCAGTCTTTACTTTGCCCGGCCACCACTCAAGATACCTAATTACCCTGAAACAATCCTCTCGTTTATGACCTTCTTTCCCACATTCGCTACAAATATCAGTTTTTTCTTCCGTGTTTCGCCTTGAACTTCCTTCATAACTCCGTTGAAAATTGAATGAACCTTCACGCCATCCTTGAGTTTTAAACGCTGCTGGCTCCACCTGTGCTCGTTTAGTCATTGTAATCTGCCTCTGTTGTTCTTCTTCGGAAGCAAGACGGTATGCTTCTCCAAGTGTAGGTGTCAGTTTTATTGAAAGAACATGAGTTCTTATCGCTGAAAAATCTGCATCGAGTCCCATTAAAAACTCATACAACCGCTCCTTTTCTTGAAAACTAGACAACCTTTTTCCAATTTCACAAGAACAATTCCCACATGTGCATTGGGGAATTGGTAGGACAGATTGTATCTCATCCCATATACCTCGAAGTTTTGTATAATAAGATGAAATCAACAGCCTATCCTGATGAGTATTTGAAAGCAATTGTTTCAATTCATAGGCTCGTGGTGTACTTTCCTTCCCGAACCTTTCCTTCAAATCACTCCATATTTCAGCGGATGAGTTAGCATACTTCACGCTTCCCCTAATGTTTTTATCCATGGCGGTTGTTAACCATCCAATGATCATGGCATCACAACGCATCCATGGCATATATTATTCGACTGTACTTTCTGGTTTTGGGATCGACTTATCTACGAATCCTATTTTGTTTTTCGCAAACAAGAAATTCGCCATCTCCTTGGCCCAATCGCTATAATTGCCATCGGTTAAAACTTCATTTACGTGCATTTGTTTGGGTAAGTCGGAAGGGTGTATATAGTATGGTGAATTTGCGTCGATGACAACATTACTCTTGCTGCCACCGGCGACTTGTTCTTTGGGTTTTTCGGTGTTAGTCATGTCGAgtttgtgagaaaagggttccTAAAGACCTGTTCTGGTACCATGAAAACAATGAAAATTGGTTTCTGAATTGTTGATTTATTAATGGGTCGAcacatattaaacatatatagccGAGAGTTTTCTTGAAGACAAAGTTTCAACCAATAATATAGGAGATAAACTAGGAAACACAATAATAGATAATTAAGAAACACAATAAAATCCTTTATAAACTCGTTATCCTAATTAAACAATATAACGTAACAAAAATTTTATCGGAGGTTATGATAATCCTGTAATATTTCTTGTAAAGAAAAAGGTAATTAGGGAACCCTATCCcagtaccacaattggatactcataataatgtgtatatatagataattggTATTGAatttaaataacaaatcaaGATAAGTTGATATATTAGACACTAAGAAAACGAAAGAAACCATATACGGATAAGCATTTTCTATCGTTGTTTAATAGCAGGATAacatttattatatttgtaCTTCGTATAGTAATGGAGGCTACTTCATCATGAGACATATGTGATCCCCTATTCATCCTAATTAAATATCTATCTTACCCATTAATTTGGCATGATGTTTAGCGTGCATAGTGCCTATTTAAGCACATTTCATCTTATGTAAAAAGTTGTAAACAATGTGGCAACGAAAGAGAGTCGTGCCAAATGCCAAATAACCAAAAGAAAGAAGAGGGaaccattttcattttttttctcatggTCCAGCCGAAACGCAGCAGCAGCCCAAAAGAATTAGCCCAACTTGTAAAACAATATAGAATTTGTGTCTCCTAATTGGCgcccttttcatttcttttaacatatacttttttataaagttCTTCAATTTTCGAGGGAATAGGGACATAAAAATTGGCTTTAGTAAAAAGGGTAGGAATGGTGAGCGGGTTTAATAAGTTTATGCTTGAAACCGGTTATAACACCATCATCAGTGTTGACTTATACTTGAATGGTATGGTAGCAGGGTTGGGAAGCCACCcgccaaaaattcaaaaaagagTGGGGATAATGATTATAGAAGAGAAAGAGTGTGTATGGATAAGTGAGAGCGTGTTTGTGATTAGACAAAATTTGAGAGGGTTAAAAATTTAATGGTGTCTGTAAAAATGGTTGACACTTAAGAGGGTTTGttaagaaagttgaaaagttgaaataaATTGGATAAATGTTATTGGGTGAATTTGGGATGATTTATATATTCTAATTTACCACTGTTGATGCCCTAAATTTTAATCTGATATGTAATTGTATTTGTTCAACCATTTGGTCTCTCTTACTAATAAACCTATTCTTTACCTCTTCCTTACGTCAGTTTTTACTCTCCAAGAACTACCCCTAGCATTAACACATCTTTctcaccatttttattttaacccaaatattaataaaacttttatttaaaataaataaatttcaaatgTGGCAAAATAGGTCcctcatttcaaatttcaacTTTCTGAACATCGTAAAAATAACCCCAAACGGCTATTTTTTGTAAAACCACTATATAGACTACCATTCCACACTTCAACTCACACATATTTGTTTTCACTTCTTCATACACTAAAACATACTTTCAAACACCCAAAAGGATTCAAACTTTGCCCAGCCATGAGTTTATTCAAGGCCCAAAACTCGATGCAGCTTTACATGCTTGACGAcgacaagcatagaaatgacgTGAGGGCTGTGATTAACAGCATTACAAGGCCGAAATTGGAGGACTTCTCGGATTGGGCTCAGCTTTACATGCTTGACGAcgacaagcatagaaatgacgTGAGGGCTGTGATTAACAACATTACAAGGCCGAAATTGGAGGACTTCTCGGATTGGGCTGACATCGTACTGGCATGGAGTAACAGTATGTAACATACTTGCAAAAGAAGGTTTCATGCTTGGAACAAACCATTGCCTAGCTAACTAGTGTCGTGTCAATTTTAACGACCACGCTTGAGTATGCAGCATTTTAGCAATTAAGGAAATGTAGGCCACACTAATGTTGGTAGTCGGTCCGATGGTTACGTGACTCACCCGGGGAGGAATACGCAAATGAAGACCCTCCTGGAGGATCAAATGAAGATGATGGCTACGAATATACCCACCGCAATTATGGTGACAGTGACATGTCGTCTAATAATTCTTGCTTTTATTGAATCTTAAATTTAATGTTTAGGAATcgaaattttaaagtttttaggTCTCGTAGTTTTAATTAATGGTATTATCTAAAACCATGTAatgtttgttatttttaatggtAATGAAATtgaatggtttggtgaacataaaatgtgttgaaatggtactttatttttgattgattgttgaaaaaTGGTAGGGTTTAATTAGACTAACTTTAACTAGCCGTTTATTCAATAAAACATTTTCAAGGGGTGACATGTCATTAGCGTTTATTTTAACAATTACGAGATAGTGAGGGTGATAGGtgataggaggtgataggtgataggaggtgataagtcatagtgTGTGATAGCTAAATGTCTTAGCAGTAtgggttccgccctcggatttaaaaattcgtcgaaagtttatcgaatgacatctctaatgaaagagcatgaaattttaagaacaccaatataatttttataatttatcgatatacgatttttgagataaaagattttgaatgagttagagaataaaatgatttatggatgatagagaaaaaaaataagtagttgagatttgaggagagagaaaaatgagtggttaagattaAGGTTATACCCCTCCTTATAACACCTCACTTCTTtcccacttcttccactattc harbors:
- the LOC122604446 gene encoding probable glycosyltransferase At5g03795, which translates into the protein MACLTASAQMFNGERDTFSVASTATTTAGITHSIFVLYSLSRRRVSDSLRSMFYIPTALALTTSLFILFYISSTSNLLNTYHHHFVQDPNGILKKIQNLSSPIGSQSLSQPGLEFDSTVSNLGALDDHRRSTENESVFHDQLIFMENYIKMNKSFKIFMYPHDKNDPFANIVLPVEFEPEGNYASESFFKKSLNNSHFLTDDPSKADLFYLPFSIARLRHDPRVGIEGMQDFIKDYIFNVSHDYPYWNRTGGADHFYVACHSIGRVAINKAEEIKLNAIQVVCSSSYFASAYVPHKDVSLPQIWPRAPEAFPNVTSSKRNKLAFFAGAINSPVRQKLVDTWHNDANISVHSGRLHTPYEKALQDSKYCLHVKGFEVNTARIGDALYHGCVLVIIANHYDLPFADILNWKSFSIVATLDIPLLQRILADISSDEYAKLQHNVLEVRKHFRWYVNPVDYDAFYMVMYELWLRRSSIRVPLS
- the LOC122604450 gene encoding uncharacterized protein LOC122604450, which produces MPWMRCDAMIIGWLTTAMDKNIRGSVKYANSSAEIWSDLKERFGKESTPRAYELKQLLSNTHQDRLLISSYYTKLRGIWDEIQSVLPIPQCTCGNCSCEIGKRLSSFQEKERLYEFLMGLDADFSAIRTHVLSIKLTPTLGEAYRLASEEEQQRQITMTKRAQVEPAAFKTQGWREGSFNFQRSYEGSSRRNTEEKTDICSECGKEGHKREDCFRVIRYLEWWPGKVKTEKFKAKVAHVETESVLAWLSDAQYQMLMKHFTDNEQKKEGDILRKANMAGKLDKIDDWIMDSGSTDYVVHKLEFLESGGGTTQETPIMIPNGFNVPVKGKGSCILNDGSKTNEVLYIPDFNCNLLSVSKLSKELQCVVSFFSDFFVMQDLHSKKFIGTGECIKVFIGWGW